In the Candidatus Auribacterota bacterium genome, CGTCAGCCAATAATATTGTTTTCACACATTAATCCCGAGTGTTGCTGTTTCAAGAGGGAACCTCTGCCTCCAGAACAGTCCCCTGGCCAGGATGGGAACTTATTCTCAGGGTTCCACCCACCGAGACAATCCTTTCTTTCATCCCCAGGAGTCCTAACCGCTGGGGTTTTTTTACCTGAGACATATCAAACCCTCTTCCTTTGTCCCGAATCTTCAAACACACCTTATCGCCCTTCTGGTTGAAACTCACCTCCGCGTGGGTGACGTTTGCGTGCCTGATGATATTGGTCAAAGCTTCCTGCGTGACACGGTACAGGGCAATTTCTTTTTGATGCGTCAGCTTGCATTTCAGGTCTTCCCATGTGAATTTGATCGCTATTCCGCTCCGGCTGGCGATGAAGTTTATCTCGTGCTCAATACAGGGTATCAATCCAAAACTATCCAGCGTCGCCGGCCGCAGCCTATTCGATATTCTGCGGACATCGTCCATGGCCGCATCAAGAAGCTGGACCACCTCTCCCAATTCACGATGCACCGCCCCGTCAAACTCGGGGTGGTCTTTTTTGATCATCCCCAGGCTCAACTTGATAGCGGTCAATACTTGCCCGATCCCGTCGTGGAGTCCTCGCGCAACCCTTTTTCTCTCTTCTTCTTGAAATTCGAGCAACCTATTGGAGAGCCTCTCGAGTTGTTCGGCCTCCTCCACGCGCTTGCGATGGGTGATATCCCTGCCATAAATGCGTATCCGCGGCGGATCGGTGATATAGTGTATTGTCTGTTCATAGCAGGTATCGTCAATCTTTATCTCTCGAACAAAGAAGTGTCTTTCCGCGCGCGTGACGTTAGGGATGACCACCGAACAAAAATCCACGAGCCACGGATGCTTCACCCCCGCCGCACGAAGTTCAGGAAAAAACCGCCGGGCCGCGGGATTCGCATAAAGGATGCGCCCGTCCAGATCTGCTTCACATACGGGATTCGGATTCTGTTCCGGAAAAGATGCCAACCTGGCGATTTCCTCCTCCGCCTTCTTGCGCTCCGTGATGTCGCGGATAATCCCTATAGAGCCGAGCAGTTTCTTGTTCTCATCTTTAACATTCCTGAGCCACTCTCCGCATGAATGTATTTCCGCAGGATGATAGTCCGCCAACGTTCTGCCCTTGCCCCTCACCAGTATCCTGGCTTCTAGGTTTCTCGTGCACCTTTTTCCTGTCCTCCGCTCGTCAAACAGCTTTGGTGAGCCTGCATCACCGGTCATCCTCCCTTTGTATTTCGGTAATACCTTCAGCCGGCTTAACACCTTAACATCATCAGGGTGCAGCACATATCCGAAGCATTTCCCGATAAGCCTATTCGGCTCATATCCCAATTGCCGTATAGCTTCATTGACAAAAACAAATCTTCCATGCGAATCAAGCATGTAGATTATGTCGGGGATTGTCTGAATGAGTCTCCTGAATAGCTCCTCGTCTAACCTCAGTTCTCTCTCAGAGGCTTCCAGCTTAACTAATCGCCGGCGGAGAGCTCTCACCTCACGCATCAGTTGCGTCTTTGCTTTGCCGCTATCTTTCATCCTCTTTCTCCGGGCGCTCTCATTATTGCCAATGGTCAGTATGCTCTCCTTCACGCCCATAGTTTGTCTCTTTGTCAACTGCACGTAAATATACTATAAGGCCTGTACACTTGACAGCCCTTTTCACAAATAGTCCGGTATCTTGGCCCGGGTAATGCCTCAGTGAAGCACTGATACGCACGCTGCTGTCATTGCGGGCGGTGCGAAGCAATCTCAACTCGTTGTAATACAATAGATTGCTTTCCCGGCTCACCGGGACTCCTCGCAATGACATGATTATGAAAGTAGCCTTATGCATAACATCCCTGACCATATGCACCGCTCTTCATTGTTGCAGCATGCTGTTCAGACCAAGGATTGGCGCCGCGCCGACATAATACAGGATAGACTTTCCCATCTGAACAATATTGATGAGCCTGTTCTCTCTCGCGATGTATTCCTCCCCCGCTGCCTCCCCACTCCTGACCGACAACGTGGTGTTGAACGTGTAGCGACCATTATATTTCGAATAGGCGAGTTTCTCCTTGCCATCGGGAGAGACAAACTTCTGCCGATGGATCTCACGCCATGGGACACCGGGGAGACTCTTCCCATCCCAGGCCACTGCCTCGGCTACCCTGTCACCGGGGAAAGAGGGATCAATCCTGACCTTCCACATTTTTGCGTACCAGTCAGGAGGCGGAGATCCCTGCCTCTTCCATGATCGTGGTCGTTCGCCGGGGCAGTACACGAATCCGGCATAGGCCGTGAGAGGACCCTCTCTTTCCCATATAACACAGGGGAATCCGTAGGAGAGGTAGCCATGATCGAAACCGGGGGGCATCGAGAATCCCCGTTTTTCTCCACTCTTGTAGTTGAGCAGATAGAAATCAGGCACTCTATCTTTATTTTTAAAACGCTTCCCCCACGGAGGGGAATAGAGGATGAGCGGGCCGAACGGCGAGACGGAGAACGCGTCGGCCCTCGCGAGGCGCCGGTGCGTCCTGCGTTCCCTGTCGTAGAGGTAGAGGTCATGCCCCTCTCGAAACCCGAGCAGAAACGGATAGTAGCGCAGCCGATCCTCCTGGTAGACCACCCCCATACCATCGCTGGTGAATGCAAAATCATCTACATTCACCTTGTAACGCGGCCCGGGTATGAGGGTCCCACACCCAACGAGGGCAAAAAAACTCACAACGAAAAAAGGAAAATATCTCTTCATTTTATTTTCCACCACGGACCTGCCCGCCGGCAGGCAGGGACACGGAGAGCACGGAGACATTGTGATGAAGAAATAAATACAGCCTAAAAATGGCTCTCCTCCACTTTGTGCGGATAATACCAAACAATCCCTTCTATTTATGGCTCATGACGGAATTTTGTGAAAGAAATATACGGAAACAGTCTGCATAACATCTGCCAGACACGCTGCATCTTGTTGGCTGGCTTGGGCTTGAGCCTTCGAGGGCTCCGCTCAAGCCAGCCAAAGTAGGTGAAAAACCCCCCCGCTTATCATTCCTAATTTTTTCCTCCGTGATCTCCGTGCCTCCGTGGTAAGAAATATTATTTTTCTTCTATCTCTTTCCAGAACGACACGCCGTCCAGGTTCAGCCCGCTGATGCGGTCGCCGCAGCCGAGGTAGTCCAGAATCGTCGGCATGATGTCCACAATGCGGACCGTCCCGATTCTCCCCTTCCTGATGCGCGGCCCGGCGATGACGAGGGGCACCTGCATCTCCCCCTTGAGAAATCCTCCGTGGCTGCTCATGTTGACCTCTTCGAAATCCCATTCGTCCGCGGCAACGACGAACAGATCGCCTGCGCACGGGCTCTCAAAAAGCGAGGGGAGCTGTGCGACCACATCCGCCTGCGAGAGGTCGCAAGTCGCGTTCAGCCATCCGCGCGACGGGTGATAATCCCCGTCCATGAGTTTCGCCGCTCGCGGATCACTCCGATATCCCAGCGGATCCTCACCGCTTACGACTCCATACGCGAATAGTGATCCGCCGCCGGGGCCCTGTGTCCTGATGAGGCTCGCGCCTGCAGCAGAAAAAATGGCAACCTCCCCTTCCCGCGGCTGCCCTATCACGAACCTGATGCCCTTTGCGCGCCTTAATTTTTCCACCAGGTCAACCGCGCCCGAAGGAGTCTGGTAATTTCTCAGCTCCTCCCACGTTGGTTTTTCTTCCCAGGATGGCATGCGCTCGGGCGGGATCCACCGCCCCTCAGGATTGTGCCTGACATACAGGGATGAGTTCCGGCCGTTATTCGCCACGATGACGGAGAATTGCTTATAGTAGCGCTCCCGCTCCGCCCGCGACTTCGATCGATCCACTCGGGAGGCGTGATCGAGCGCGGAGAGGCCGAGCTCGCGAGCGAAGTATTCTTCCAGCAGAAGATAATTCTCTTTCTTAAGAAGCATGTGCCCGTGGTCAGCGACGATAATTCGGCATACGCTGTCCAGAATGCCGTTTCGATCAAGCGCTTCCATCAGCTCACCAATGGCTTTGTCTATCTTCTTCAAATGCGCCCTCGCCTCTCTGGAGAACGAGCCATGGCAGTGAGAGACATGATCGAGACCAGGCAGGTGAATAAACGTCAGGCGCGGGAAAACCCCCTCCCTGTTCGCGCACTCCACGACATCGCCGAACTGCTCCAAAAAACTCTCGTCAACCTTCCCCCAGTCCCCGAAGAGGTAGTTGCGCATGGCGACCAGGTTATAGTACATGGAGATATTATACGTGCTCCCCCTGCTCGATCGGTTGCACACGCTGACGGTCATTTCGTCCCCGAGAATTTCAAAGATCGTCTTTCGCCGCATGTACTCATTCGGGGTGTAAAAATCGCTGACGGAAAAGACCTCGTTCCGCCGCAGGCCCGCCTGGTCGAACCAGCGGTTTCCTATGACATCGACATGCCCAGGGTAGGCGCCGCAGATAATCGCGGCAACCGATGCGGTGGTGATCGATGGGACAGTGCTGAGGGCGCATGCCGCGGAGCTGCCGCGGTCGACAAAATATTTCTTGATCGCGGGCAGGTCACCGGCGCGGACCATCTCGTCGAACAGGTCGGCCCTGCACCCGTCAATGAGCACAAGGACAACGTGCCCTCCATCCACGAGGCAGTTGACCCGGAAATCAAACGGGTAGTCGCTCGACCGCACGCGGCCGGACCCCATGCCGCAGCCGGTTATCACCATTGCAAGACCGGCGAGCCAGAGGATGTCAGCCAACTGTTTAAATCTCAAATTCCTCATGCCCGACTTGTTCAAATCGGCAAAATAGTTGAAGTCGTTTAAGTCGCTAGGTGTTCTTAAACGTACCGCGATTTGAACGATTCCAACGACTTGAACGACCTTCCCTTTTATTGTTTCATCATCTGTTTGAGCAGCTCTTTTGACGCTCCTTTAAGCATCTCGCGGCCAACATCATCCGCTGCAGGACTTTCGCCTTTCTTCTTCGGTTTGGGTTCGAGGGTCCGCTCAATTTTCTTCTCGATCTCCTTCCGGAGGCGCAATGCGCCGATCTCGGCGGCAAAGCTCAGGATGCCCGTGCGGGCCGCTTCCAGATCCACCCGTGGGTGGTTCAATGTCCCTCCGATCGGTATCGGGAATGGCACGGTTATCCATCCAACATCATCCGGGAAATAAGGCTCGAGTTGCTGGTAGCATTCAGTGCCCCGTGCGAACGACGCCCGGCCGCTGAGATTGAGTGTCCCGGAAAGTCCCATTTCCCCCTTGAGCAGAAGCCGCATGGGGTTGGGCTTTTCAGCGATCTCCAGCAGCATATTCCCCGTGCCCCAGCGTTCCCCCTCGAAGATGAAATCACCCTCGCACCGGGAGAAGCGCGTTTCCGACGGAGCCTTTTTCAAAAGCTCTCCCAGCGCGAGGAACTCCTTGCATTTAGCTTCCTGGCCGAGGACGAGAAAAAGTGGCGCAATCTCTTTGAGGAGACCGACGGTGCGCAGCCTGCCCTCGTGGACAGAGAAACGGCCCTTCGCGCGGAGAGCCTTCTGTATCGAAGACCATCTCTTCCCCTCCCCCGAGGCGGCGCACTCCAGCGAAAGCCATCCCGAGAGCGCATCTGAATAGCCGTAGAGGTCGGAGAGCAGCGCCGCGAGATCTACCCGGGCAGCCGTGCCCTCGAGGGCGTAGCGCGGCTCAGGCCCGCTCATGGCGGCGGCCAGCTTGCACCCGCTCTCCCCCCCGTAGAGAGGCAGCGAAAACTCTTCCACACTCAAGACGCCTTTCGACAACACGATCTTCCCACGCCCATCGCGTGCCTTCAGCTTCCCCATCCGCAATTCGCCAATCGCCACTCTCCCCCTCCCCTCCAGTCCCATGATGAGGGGCGGGAGAAAAGGTCCTTCCTCGCGGGATTCCGCGGGCGCCGCTTCCGCCCCGGCGATAAAAAGGGCGCCACGGGGCAGCGATGCCTCTCCCTGCGCCCGGGAGGCAGCGGCAAAGTCAGCGGTGTCCATGATGGGGAAATTGAATTCACAGTCGAACGCGGGCCACCTCTTCAGATCGAAGCTCAGATACCCCTCGCCGCAGCTCGAACCCACGCGCACCGTGCTCAATCCGAGCCGCACGTTCCCCGCGGCGCACGTGCATGCGGCATCATACATGACCGGCTGCCTGAGACCGGCGAAGCGAAACTCACCGCCCGCTACCTTTGCGCTCCCCGAGATGATCGTGGAAGTGAGCGGCTGCGCGAGCGATCGCTCCAGGGAGATGTCCGCAGCTCCTCTCCCGGCAGCCGCCACCCCTGGTTTGAGCATACCGCCCAGGCTCTTCAAATCACATCCATCCGCCTTGAAACGGGCTTTGAGCGCGCGCCCCCCCGCCGTTTCAAGAGAACCCTCCGATGTCAGCTTCAGACCGCCAAGCCGCACGACCGCATCCGCCCATCGGATGCTCGTGCCCTCACGGCGGAGAGGGATTTTCAATTCTGCCATGCCGCCCGCGGGCTTCCTGATATGCGTGCCATACGCCAGACTGCTCCCACGCAGGTCAAGGTCGAGTTTCATACTCATATCTTCTTTTGTCCCCTCTATCGCAGCGCTGAACGCCGAGCTGCCGTCGAGCGAGAGGTTGGGTATGCTCAGCGTTCCGATGCTCTCCCATGGCAGATTCCGAGCGGAAATTTCCAGCCGCGCCTCCGGATTCCTCCCGAGCCCGAGGAGCGATCCGCTCGCCCTGAGGCGCCCGCCGAAAAATCCGGCGCTGATTTTCCTGATGTCCCATACCTTTTCCGCGCACGAGCCGTCTCCCTGAACTTCGAGATTCATCGTCAGTCCCGATTCGGGTGTCTTGTAGCGCCCGCTATATTCAAGGCGAACACCCTCGGCGGCGAGCGTTGACTGGAACTGCACCTTTTCCCCAAGCCACCCCGTGACCGCCACGGGGCCGGATACCGAACCGCCCTTCAGATTCATGCACCTGAGCTCTTTCACTACACGCGCCAGATCGGCGAGCGGGATCCCCTCAATCCTCCCCCTCCCGTCGATGTAGGGGAGCGCCCCCTGTGCCATGTCGGCCGCTCTCAGATCCACGTCTTTCATAACCACGGGCCGGCTCCACGCGGGATCAGAGATAGTGACTGCACCGTTGCTGATGCGAAGGCGAGAGAGAAAGAAACGTCCCGTTGCCCTTTTCTTTGCGGCGCCGGCTCTTCCAGCAGGGGTCTCCCCAGCGGCTGGCTTTTCTTTTTGCAGCAGTCCTTCCACATTCCACGTGCCGTCTTTGCCGCGCACGAGGCTGAGCCTGGGCCGCGCCATCGAGATCGAGCTCAGGCTCAAAGACCTCCACAAGAGCGGGAGAATCCGCACCTTGATCAGGATGGTCTCTGCTTGGAGGCATGGGGTATGGCCATCCTTCTCGAAGAGGACTAAATCGCGGACGCAGATGCCGGCGCCGTACAGGAGCGATGGAGACAGCGATGAGAATGTCACCTTCCGGTTCAGCCCGCGCTCAAGCTCCATCCTCGCCTGCCGCAAAAACCATTCAGACCGGACAATAAGGTGCAGTGCGATCACCGCGACGATACAGAGGGCGAAGAGCCAGACGACAATCCTCAGTAAAACCCGTTTTGGTGGTAGTCTCACCTTGAACCCCCGCATGAAAAAGGTATAATAGAGGACGCACATCATAGCACAAAAGAAGCGCTGATGAGAAGGGCGTGGATGCGAGAGGTCGTGTTATCTCATGAGTGGTGTCACCCGCCCGCAGATGCACGGCGCTCAATCGAACGAATGCGCAATCAGAGGGTCGATCACGCCGCGGTGGCGGAACAGGCAGACGCGCACGACTCAAAATCGTGTGACCGTGAGGTCATGAGAGTTCGATTCTCTCCCGCGGCACCATAACTACGGTCGAAAGTGTAAAGGTGAAAGTTCAAAGAACAACGGTTTCCATAAAGCAAATCTTAAGAAACTGCCTTTATGCACTGCCCCTGCTGTTGTGCGCGGCGGGGATAATGCTAAACGGCGTGCTGCTGATAATCGCGTGTGCGATAATCCTATAGGCCTATTCTCGATGACCCCGGCGGCGTTCGATATCATCCTGTAGGGGCGGGCAGATCACACCAGCAGTCTTTAACAACCTCACCATACCTATTTAGATTCACCCCCTTCCCTTCAACTGCTCCCCGCACACACTCGCGGTCATGCGTGCAAATAGTGATACAATAGGCTCCTGCCTTTGAATAGTTGTAATTCCGCAATCGGATGCTTCTGCGGTTGTAGCGGATTGCCACGCCTTTCATATGGAGAATGTATTTATCACGTAGGGGCAGGTTTTAAACCTGCCCCTACAACGCCTATTGATCAAATACCCCCTACCTTCAATTCATCAGGTGAGGGGCACGGGACACGAACTATCTTCCTCTCCCCTCTCTGCTCGTACTCCACGACGACCATGTCCTCCGGCTTCGCGTCGCTGTAGCGGGCGCATAGCCGGGACGCCTCCATGAGTTCGGTGTCGCTCCCTCCGCCCGGGATAATGACCGTTGGCCCGGGTATGCCGCGTGGATCCAGGAGTGCGTCTCCCTTTCCTGCCAGCTCTTCCAACTTTTTATTTTCCATTTCATTTCTGCCGACGATGACCTTGCGCCCGCTGGGGAGGCGGAAATGACGGCCGACCTTCAGGAAATGGATATTCCTTATCTCGCCAAGCCCCTCGTGATCGCGCAGGTCGCGAAGCCGCCTTGAAAAAGCGGGGTCGGTCAGAAGGCATCCCCCCGCGGGCGAGGGATATTCCGTGATCCCGTACGTCTTGGCCAGAGCCATCTGCGGCTTGCGAGAACGGCCGCATAAATCAAGCAGCTTATCCCGCATTACCTTCCCCTCCCGCTCGGGCACTGTTTCCTCGAGCAGTTTCGCGCTCAACGGCCTGAGCAGATAGCCCTCGCAACCGGATCCTTTCTCGACCACTTTGAGGGCGCGCTTGTTTTGCGACATCGGCCTCTCGTTGAGCACCTCACCGGTGAATAAGAAGTCGAATCCCTCCCCTCTCATTACCGCGCCGGCGGTCTGTACCATGAGCGTGTGGCAATCTATGCACGGATTCATGTTCGATCCAAATCCGTGTTTCGGCTTCTTCAGCATCGCAAGGTGGGGGACGGTAATATCGTGTACCGCCAGCGGAATATGGAGCGCTTCTGCGGCTCGCTTCGCCCTCTCCGAACCAAAAAACGGGGACTCGAAGACAATGCCGCTCACATAAATCCCCTGCTCCTTGAGCACGCACGCAGCCAGAATACTATCCAACCCGCCTGACAACAAACCAAGAGCTTTTACCATAATGGAACCTTGAATTCAGTGTCCCTGCCCGCCGGCAGGCAGGTTCAGTTGTAAAATTTGGTTGCGGCCAACGGCCGCGCGGTGAAGATAATTGGTTAAAGGGTTTGGACGAATTTCTGCCCGAGCGCGGCGCAGTTATTCATGTTCCGGTCATACGGATAGATCTGGCTCGTATTCACCACATAGAGCCGGTTCAGGGGCGACGCGAAGGGGGGCATTTTCGCGCGGTAGCCGAGGGTATAGACCACCGTGGCGTGGCTCGCGCGGAAGAGGTGCATCTCCTTGACCCACTCCCTGCGGAATCCCGGATTGACGAGTCTCAGGGACGCCTGATGCGCGGCGAAATATTCTTCAGCGCCCATACGATAGTACGGGTCATCCTCGCTCACGTAATTGAACACGTACACTATCCTCCTGCCCCCATACTGTTCGGGGGCAATGAAGTTTGTGTGCTCGATAAGTCCGCCGAATGTCACCGCCGGATCACTGATGTTGAGCCAATAGATCGGGCTTATGGACTCCCCGCACTCCATCACGAGGCACACCACTGCCTGATAGCGGATCCCCTCGAGTCGAGCGCGGTAATCATCCGGCAGTGGCGGGACAATCTTGAGGAGCGCCGGAATCGAAACGGTGGACACGACGAGGCCTGAAAATTGCTCGTGACCGCTCACGATAACTCCCTTTGCCGTATTCCGTTCCTGTATGATGTATTCAACCGGAGCCCCCTCCACCACCTCGCCCCCGAGCGACGCAATCTCCTCCCGCATCTTCTCGAGCATGAGCTCAAATCCGCCCTCCAGATAGCCGAGCTCCTCTCTCATGCCGCCCTTGCTCCTGGAACGCGCGCGGGGATGGATCCGCCCCCAGATCCACGATGCGGGGATGCGGTCGTGCGCGCCGCCGAACTTGAGGCGAAGGAGGGGCTCCCATACTGTCTCGTAGGCCGCGCGGCTCACGTGTTCAGAGAACCAGTCCTTGCAGGTGACGGAATCCAATTCCTCCCAATCTTTCATGCGTTGGAAATGGAGCACGGAGAGGCCGAGCTTTACCCTGTCCGTGAAACAGAGCGGAGAGAACCTGAGGAGTTCAAGGGGAGTGCCAAAGCGATGTATCGCGCCCTTGTGAAAAAAACCGATAGAAGAAGGCCGCCAGATAAGCCTGCTGCTGAGTCCCAGCTCGTCAATCCAGCCAAGAATCGCCGTGTCGGTCTTGAAGATGTGGTGGTAGAATCGCTCCAGCCAGGCGTCGCCGACGCGGAATGAACCCGCGAGACCCCCTATCCGGGCTTCCTTCTCAAAAATCGTTACACGGTAGCCTTTCTTGGCAAGCTCGTAGCCGACGCTCAGACCGGTAATACCCCCCCCAATAATAGCCGCTTTCATGTCCCCTTGACCTCTTCAATCTCCCTCAGGCTCCAGCCGCTCGCGTTCATGAAAAAGAGGCCGAGGGCGGTCACGGAAATGTACTGGAGCGCATGTACGACGATAATGTAGCCGATTGCCGCGTTCTTCCCCACGCCGAAGGGCGCGAGGGCGACGACGGCAGGCAGATCAAATGTGCCGACGTACCCGGGCATCGCCGGAACCATGATGGCGATGTTGACGATCACGAGTGTGAAAAACGCGGCGTATGCGGGAGCATGGAAGTGGAAGCCCCTCATGATGCACCAGAACACGCACCCCTCGATACACCATATGAGCACCGAGTAGAAAATCACCACCGCCTGCCGCTTCCCCGATGAGAGAAAATGGAGCCCCGGCAGAAACGAGTCCACTAATCTGTCTGCGCGGCTGTGCAGCGTGCGAGGGAGAATCCTGGTCATGCGCTTGATCATCGCACCTGCCGACTCCTGCCTGAATGCGGCGTACAGCAGC is a window encoding:
- a CDS encoding PAS domain S-box protein; translation: MGVKESILTIGNNESARRKRMKDSGKAKTQLMREVRALRRRLVKLEASERELRLDEELFRRLIQTIPDIIYMLDSHGRFVFVNEAIRQLGYEPNRLIGKCFGYVLHPDDVKVLSRLKVLPKYKGRMTGDAGSPKLFDERRTGKRCTRNLEARILVRGKGRTLADYHPAEIHSCGEWLRNVKDENKKLLGSIGIIRDITERKKAEEEIARLASFPEQNPNPVCEADLDGRILYANPAARRFFPELRAAGVKHPWLVDFCSVVIPNVTRAERHFFVREIKIDDTCYEQTIHYITDPPRIRIYGRDITHRKRVEEAEQLERLSNRLLEFQEEERKRVARGLHDGIGQVLTAIKLSLGMIKKDHPEFDGAVHRELGEVVQLLDAAMDDVRRISNRLRPATLDSFGLIPCIEHEINFIASRSGIAIKFTWEDLKCKLTHQKEIALYRVTQEALTNIIRHANVTHAEVSFNQKGDKVCLKIRDKGRGFDMSQVKKPQRLGLLGMKERIVSVGGTLRISSHPGQGTVLEAEVPS
- a CDS encoding alkaline phosphatase family protein, yielding MRFKQLADILWLAGLAMVITGCGMGSGRVRSSDYPFDFRVNCLVDGGHVVLVLIDGCRADLFDEMVRAGDLPAIKKYFVDRGSSAACALSTVPSITTASVAAIICGAYPGHVDVIGNRWFDQAGLRRNEVFSVSDFYTPNEYMRRKTIFEILGDEMTVSVCNRSSRGSTYNISMYYNLVAMRNYLFGDWGKVDESFLEQFGDVVECANREGVFPRLTFIHLPGLDHVSHCHGSFSREARAHLKKIDKAIGELMEALDRNGILDSVCRIIVADHGHMLLKKENYLLLEEYFARELGLSALDHASRVDRSKSRAERERYYKQFSVIVANNGRNSSLYVRHNPEGRWIPPERMPSWEEKPTWEELRNYQTPSGAVDLVEKLRRAKGIRFVIGQPREGEVAIFSAAGASLIRTQGPGGGSLFAYGVVSGEDPLGYRSDPRAAKLMDGDYHPSRGWLNATCDLSQADVVAQLPSLFESPCAGDLFVVAADEWDFEEVNMSSHGGFLKGEMQVPLVIAGPRIRKGRIGTVRIVDIMPTILDYLGCGDRISGLNLDGVSFWKEIEEK
- a CDS encoding AsmA family protein, yielding MRLPPKRVLLRIVVWLFALCIVAVIALHLIVRSEWFLRQARMELERGLNRKVTFSSLSPSLLYGAGICVRDLVLFEKDGHTPCLQAETILIKVRILPLLWRSLSLSSISMARPRLSLVRGKDGTWNVEGLLQKEKPAAGETPAGRAGAAKKRATGRFFLSRLRISNGAVTISDPAWSRPVVMKDVDLRAADMAQGALPYIDGRGRIEGIPLADLARVVKELRCMNLKGGSVSGPVAVTGWLGEKVQFQSTLAAEGVRLEYSGRYKTPESGLTMNLEVQGDGSCAEKVWDIRKISAGFFGGRLRASGSLLGLGRNPEARLEISARNLPWESIGTLSIPNLSLDGSSAFSAAIEGTKEDMSMKLDLDLRGSSLAYGTHIRKPAGGMAELKIPLRREGTSIRWADAVVRLGGLKLTSEGSLETAGGRALKARFKADGCDLKSLGGMLKPGVAAAGRGAADISLERSLAQPLTSTIISGSAKVAGGEFRFAGLRQPVMYDAACTCAAGNVRLGLSTVRVGSSCGEGYLSFDLKRWPAFDCEFNFPIMDTADFAAASRAQGEASLPRGALFIAGAEAAPAESREEGPFLPPLIMGLEGRGRVAIGELRMGKLKARDGRGKIVLSKGVLSVEEFSLPLYGGESGCKLAAAMSGPEPRYALEGTAARVDLAALLSDLYGYSDALSGWLSLECAASGEGKRWSSIQKALRAKGRFSVHEGRLRTVGLLKEIAPLFLVLGQEAKCKEFLALGELLKKAPSETRFSRCEGDFIFEGERWGTGNMLLEIAEKPNPMRLLLKGEMGLSGTLNLSGRASFARGTECYQQLEPYFPDDVGWITVPFPIPIGGTLNHPRVDLEAARTGILSFAAEIGALRLRKEIEKKIERTLEPKPKKKGESPAADDVGREMLKGASKELLKQMMKQ
- a CDS encoding tRNA 4-thiouridine(8) synthase ThiI, giving the protein MVKALGLLSGGLDSILAACVLKEQGIYVSGIVFESPFFGSERAKRAAEALHIPLAVHDITVPHLAMLKKPKHGFGSNMNPCIDCHTLMVQTAGAVMRGEGFDFLFTGEVLNERPMSQNKRALKVVEKGSGCEGYLLRPLSAKLLEETVPEREGKVMRDKLLDLCGRSRKPQMALAKTYGITEYPSPAGGCLLTDPAFSRRLRDLRDHEGLGEIRNIHFLKVGRHFRLPSGRKVIVGRNEMENKKLEELAGKGDALLDPRGIPGPTVIIPGGGSDTELMEASRLCARYSDAKPEDMVVVEYEQRGERKIVRVPCPSPDELKVGGI
- a CDS encoding NAD(P)/FAD-dependent oxidoreductase; its protein translation is MKAAIIGGGITGLSVGYELAKKGYRVTIFEKEARIGGLAGSFRVGDAWLERFYHHIFKTDTAILGWIDELGLSSRLIWRPSSIGFFHKGAIHRFGTPLELLRFSPLCFTDRVKLGLSVLHFQRMKDWEELDSVTCKDWFSEHVSRAAYETVWEPLLRLKFGGAHDRIPASWIWGRIHPRARSRSKGGMREELGYLEGGFELMLEKMREEIASLGGEVVEGAPVEYIIQERNTAKGVIVSGHEQFSGLVVSTVSIPALLKIVPPLPDDYRARLEGIRYQAVVCLVMECGESISPIYWLNISDPAVTFGGLIEHTNFIAPEQYGGRRIVYVFNYVSEDDPYYRMGAEEYFAAHQASLRLVNPGFRREWVKEMHLFRASHATVVYTLGYRAKMPPFASPLNRLYVVNTSQIYPYDRNMNNCAALGQKFVQTL
- a CDS encoding lysylphosphatidylglycerol synthase transmembrane domain-containing protein codes for the protein MSKSNYIGYAVSIVVVVVIVFTFDWRTVAAELRSFDYLYLVPALALYLSGFVFRGFRWQCMLAPLKRVGFKNSFSVVMIGFMANNILPLRMGELVRAWALKRKEGISGSAGFATIVVERVYDGLTLVGLFVFVLLFSATTPEVKRYAALGAPIFLCALGMLLYAAFRQESAGAMIKRMTRILPRTLHSRADRLVDSFLPGLHFLSSGKRQAVVIFYSVLIWCIEGCVFWCIMRGFHFHAPAYAAFFTLVIVNIAIMVPAMPGYVGTFDLPAVVALAPFGVGKNAAIGYIIVVHALQYISVTALGLFFMNASGWSLREIEEVKGT